A stretch of DNA from Arthrobacter globiformis:
AAAAGGCAGGGCCAGGGGTAACGGTCAAGGGGCTGGCGTTCGGGCTGCCAAGAGTTCATGCCCCGCTCGCCATCCAAGGTGCTGCCACGGAGAGCACTGCTCGCGAGGCTGGTGTGTTCTTCCGATTTCCGGACAACTCACTATGAGTGAACGGCATCGAGGCTCCCCCGACCGTTTCGGCTAAACCGGGAGCTTCCACTTCCCCGCCCCTGATCATAGAGTGTCGGCAACGACGGGGTCTGGCGTCGCTGGCGTACCGTGAATCCCGTAAGTGATCTTGAGGGCTGCAAGAGTTTCTACTATCGCCGTCCAGTTGAAAGCAACGCCGAGGTTCAACTCCTGAGCCAGCACAGCGTACGGCTGGGTGCTCACGGCCAGAGGAAGCTTTGAGTGCCGCAGCAACGTCCCGGCCATGATCGCTACCAGCTGAAACCTGGTTCCGATCATCAGTCCCCCCGCACCATCGGGGTAGCTGCCGTCGTTGTACAAGTACACCGGGCTGCCGCTGCTTCCGCCAAAGACAGACCCATCGACTAGGAATACGGGACCCCATCGACTAGGAATACGGGACGGCCGCCAAAATTCAGGGCCATTGGCGTAGCCGTAATGCCTCGGCGAATGATCGGAGTGTGGTGCAATGGACTGCGTCATCAGGGTGTCCGACAAACGGCAGTTGCTGCGGGTCAAAGTGATGTCATGTCGCAGACCGAGGGCCGCTTGCCATCCTCAGTGCTGACACGAAGTGCACTGTAACCCGATCCGCGCCGGAGACCACGTGCTTGTTTGTAACCAGAACCGGTATCAAGAAGTCGTCCGCACCAGGGCCTACATCCATCAGGAAGCCTGTGCCGGATTCGTCGCCAGTCGGCTTATGCGCTGTGATGCGCACGGTAGTGAATAGCAGCTGCTTACTGATCGTGTTGACGTCCAAGGGACCCCCGGTCTGGTGAGAAAGACGCTGCGTGAAGATGTAGTGGAAGTAGGAGCCAGCGTTCGCAACTCGCTAGCTAGGCTTAGGGCTCCGTTTGACCGGCTAAGTGCCCTTGCAACGAGCCTTGTAGCTCGGTCCATGGTGCAAGAGGCAACGCTCTGCGCAGTTCCTGAATCCCGCTCTTACCGGTACCCGTCCACAATTGCAGCAGCAATCTCCTTGTACGCACGACGCGTCTCAGGCTTCAGGTGGTCCAGCGTCACCAGGTCACCATCCGCAACTCCCCTGTCGTGAGGCACGGCGATCAGTTCGCGGCACATCCCGGCGAGATGCTCCTCGATCGCGTCCTTGTCCACACGATTGGACACCTCGTCCTTATCTGTGATCACCACAATCGCGTTGCGTGCAAGCTCTTCGTAGCCGTGCCCGGCAAGCCACTGGAGCGTACTACGCGCACGCTTGGCACCGCTCACCGCGTAGCCTGCAGCGATGATTAGGTTGTCCGCCGACTGCAGGATGCCGCTCATCGCATTGTGCGTCACGCCGGTGCCGCAGTCCGTCAATGCTACGGAGTAGTAGCTGGAGATGAGCTTCCGGATCCGCAGGTATTCCTCTGCGGTCAGCGAGTCGGACACTTCGGGGTCCTGCTCGCCGGCAATCAGATGCAAGCGGCCGGAGTGGTGCATGTAGCGCGACAACTCCGTGAGCGAGTTGACTGAGTCGATATTCCTGAGCAGGTCCGTGATGGTCCGCGGGGTGGCCTTCTGGTAGATACCCTCTCCGAGGGCGCGCTCCACGAGGTCCCCGGAGTCCGGATTAGCATCGATGGCACACGGCGGGTCCCCCCGGAACTCAGCCAACGTAAGACCGACACCAACAGTGGTGGAGGTCTTGCCAATGCCGCCCTTCAGGCTGAGCACGGCCGTGTTGAAGCTGCCCTGCAGCTGGCGCGAGATCCGGCGCACCAGCTCGTCCTCCTCGCGTTCCAGCGCGCTCGGACCGAGATTCCAGGCGCCGCCAGTGGCCCGATACAGGAAGCCGCGGAAGCCCTTCTTCGGGCGGGGCTTCTGCTCGCGGACAAACGACGTTGGCATTGCGGTCGCATCCGCTGCATGCGCCTCAGGTTGCGGGATGCTTTCCGGAACACGGGACGGCGGCGCTCCCGCCGGCTGGGGGTCCGGCGTCGGCGGCGTGGCCGCATCGGGTGGCGAGTCGGATAGAGCGTCCGCGGCCGCGGCTGCTTCAGCCCAAGAAGAGCTACGGATGGGAAGGGGCGGCGCGGTGGGCTCAGGTGTCACGGCGGGAAAGGTTCCTGTCCAGGCGTCGGAGCCGTCGGCATTGCGACGACGGAAGCGGCGGCGCAGCTCGGGCTGCGCCTCGTCGGTATCGGCCTCGGCTAATCGGTTATCCGCTGGTTCAGGCATGATTCGGTCCCCCGGGACTCGCAGCGGCGTCCCGCTGCGGTGGTCGATGGCTTGGTTCAAGCATTCATTCTAGGTGCTAGCAACTGCCCGAACGGTCAGCGCCCCGCCAACACGCCTCGAGGTGCCGGGATTCGGCATGCGTCAACTGCGCGTCAGTGCTGCTGACACAACGGCGATGGTGGCCACAAGGAGGATGCCAAGAACCTCATAACTCCACCACTGGACCGGCTGCCGTGCGAATTGATGTCGATGCAGGCCTCCGGATGGCAGGAAAAGAGGATCGAAGCCACCGTAGGCAGCAGGATGTTGCTGACGGCATCTCGGCCCATCAGGGAAACAGCCGGCGCGGTGACGATAAATCTCAGGAGGAGCCACTACCCCGGCTGCCCGGCCGTCAAAGCGGCGGGCCCGAACGGGGCAGAGAGCCGGCCGACGGAACGTATCTCGCGGACAACAGCCCGCCCAGCCGGCCTCTGGCCTGTCCTTCCGTCGCCAGCATGATCACGGGAGGGACTCTCGCAGGAGCGGCAGTTATCAGGAGCCACCCTGGCGGACTTACCCACTAAACTGGCTACCCGCTCAGTGCTGTTGGCGGGTCTCCTGCAGCCGCTTGATGAACCACCGTGACTGCTCCGGCCCGTAAGGCAGCACGGGTATGGCCTTGGTGGCATCTGCCGGCGTGTCTCGGATGGACTGGCGGGCCTGCCGGACGGCCGTGGTCATAGTGTCCGCCATAGTTTTGACGAACCGGTCGTTGCAGGGCTCGCCGTGCCCGGGGACCAGGAACTCGTAGCGGTGCCGGAGCGCTGAGAGGTGCCGCAGGGCGTCAGCCCATTCTTCCGGGTAGGAGTCCTCGAACGAGGGGTGCGAGCCCTGCTCCACAAGGTCGCCGGCGAATAGGGTCGTGCTGGTTCCCACCAGGAGGTCGCCGTCGGTGTGCCCACGGCCAAGGTAGAACAGTGTGGCGGTCTGCCCTCCGAGGTCAACGAGTACGGGCTGGTCGCGGACAATCGCGTTGGGGACGACTAGTTCCACGTTCTCGCCCGTGCCGGCAGCCATCTCGGGTTCGAGGTCCGTGACTTCGCTGCGCTGGGCGTCGCCGTTTTCACCAATCTCCTCGGCGCAGTTCTCATGCGCCCAGAACTCCTCGACGCCGGCATCAGCAAAGACGGCATTCCCGAAGAAGTGGTCGTAGTGCGCGTGGGTGTTGACCACGACGAGGGGCAGAGACGTCTTCTCACGGACGGCGTCCAGGATGTGCTTGCCCTGTCGGGGCCCGCATCCGGTGTCGATTATCATGGCACGGTGGGTCCCCACAATAAGGCCAGTGTTGAGATTCGAACCTTCGGTCACCAGCACATAGTTGTCTGTGCCGACGTCGAGCCATCGTGACATTTCTTCTCCGTACGTCTGGGGAGCATCTGCGGTCTGCTGGCCTCGATTTTACCCAGCCAGCTAGAAAGTACCCGGGAACCAATTAGCCTATGCCCACAAAAAATTCCGTGCTGCACGGAATCATTCGCGGCCCCACCATGGGCTTACTCTACTGTGACGCTCTTGGCCAGGTTGCGCGGCTGGTCCACGTCGTAGCCCTTGGCTCCAGCCAGTTCGGCAGCAAAAATCTGCAGCGGAACCGTGGTGAGCAGCGGCATCAGCAGCGTCGGGGTTTCCGGGACATAGAAGACGTGCTCCGCGTAATCCCGGACCGCTTCGTCGCCTTCCTCGGCGATCACCAGGGTGCGGGCACCGCGGGCCCGGATCTCCTGGATGTTGGACACCACCTTGGAGTGCAGCGAGTCGCGGCCGCGCGGGGACGGGACCACCACGAACACCGGCTGGCCCTCGTCGATCAGCGCGATCGGGCCGTGCTTGAGCTCACCGGCGGCGAAGCCCTCGGCGTGGATGTACGCGATTTCCTTCAGCTTCAAAGCGCCCTCGAGGGCAACCGGAAAGCCAACGTGACGGCCCAGGAACAGCACGGACTTCTCGTCCTTCATGCTGCGTGCAAGCTCACGCAAGGGGCCCGCGTTGTCCAGGATCTTCTGAATCTTGGCCGGGATCTTGCCCAGGTCCGCGAGGACGTCCTTGATCTGGCCGGAGAAGATGTTCCCGCGCAGCTGCGCCAGGTACAGTCCCAGCAGGTACGCCGCGGTGATCTGGGCCAGGAACGCCTTGGTGGAGGCCACCGCGATCTCCGGGCCGGCGTGCGTGTACAGCACCGCGTCGGATTCCCGCGGAATCGTGGAGCCGTTGGTGTTGCAGATCGACACCGTCTTGGCGCCCTGCTCGCGGGCGTACCGTACTGCCATCAGCGTATCCATCGTCTCGCCGGACTGGCTGATCGAGACCACCAGGGTGTTCTCGTCCACGATCGGGTCCCGGTAACGGAACTCGTGCGCGAGCTCCACCTCGGTGGGGATCCGGCACCAGTTCTCAATCGCGTACTTGGCCACCAGGCCCGCGTACGCTGCAGTGCCGCAGGCCAGCACGATGATCTTGTTGACCTTCTTCAGCAGCTCCGGATCAATCCGCAGCTCATCCAGGGTCAGCCTCCCGTTCAGGTCCGAACGCCCCAGCAGGGTCTGCGCCACGGCGTCGGGCTGGTCATGGATTTCCTTCTCCATGAAGGAGCTGAAGCCACCCTTTTCCGCCGAGGCGGGGTCCCAGTCCACGTGGTATTCCTTGCCCTGCGCCGGGGCACCGAAGAAGTCCGTGATCTCCACCGTGTCAGCGGTGATCGTCACGATCTGGTCCTGGCCCAGCTCCACCGCACGGCGGGTGTAGTCAATGAACCCGGACACGTCCGAGCCCAGGAAGTTCTCACCCTCACCCAGACCCACCACCAGCGGGGAGTTCCGGCGGGCCGCGACCACCACGTCAGGCTGGTCAGCGTGCACCGCGAGCAGCGTGAACGCGCCCTCCAGCCGCTGGCAGGCCAGCTCCATCGCCCGGGTCAGGCCGCCGTCCGAGACGTCCCCGCCCAGCTTGTTCCGGAAAATGTCACCCAGCAGCGCCGCGGCCACCTCGGTGTCCGTCTCCGACGCGAAGACAACACCCTTGGCCAGCAGCTCCTGCTTCAGCTCAGCAAAGTTTTCAATGATGCCGTTGTGGATCACCGCGAGCTTCCCGCCATCAGATAGATGCGGGTGCGCGTTCTGATCCGTTGGGCCACCATGCGTGGCCCACCGCGTGTGCCCGATACCGGTCAGCGACTCCGGCAACGGCCGCTCCTCCAGCTCGGCCAGCAGGTTGCTCAGCTTTCCGGACTTCTTCCGCGAGGAAATCTCCCCGTCAGCCACCACGGCAACACCGGCCGAGTCATAGCCCCGGTACTCCAGGCGGCGCAAACCCTCAAGAACAACATCCAACGCGCCGTGCCCGGCATCAGCCCGGCCCGACGAACGGCCAACATAACCCACGATTCCACACATGGGCCATACGCTACAGGGAGAACTGACTTTTCATCATTTCGTAACAGTTAGGACAAGCTTCGAATTGCTGACTTTCAGTTCACATTTGCGGCACTTCTTAGGTGCCTTGGTTCCATGAACTCAGCCGCTACTCCTGCTTCCCTGCTTCGAACTACATTCGCCTGACACTGCTGGCAGACACCTACAAACTGGTGGGGGCAGTCCAAGGGACCATCCCCTTCCCCGCGAGGCAACGATACTTTCACTCGGCCTGTATATCGCCGTGAGCGTAGATAATCAATTCGAGTTGGCGATTGACAAATTCCGCCGCGGGGAAACTATATAGATCCACGTCGCATCGGCAGGGAAGTTCTCGTGGGCTGATGGTTGTGAGACTACAGATCAGCCAAGACGGAGCCCGGGGTCTCGATTGCATCTGCGACGCACCGCAGGAATCCAGCCGCGGTGCCGCCGTCACAGACCCTGTGGTCAAAGGTCAGCGTCAATTCCATGACTTTGCGGACGGCGAGTTCACCCCCGATTACCCAGGGCTTATCTAGGATCCGGCCTACGCCCAGTATCGCCGCCTCCGGGTAGTTGATGATTGCTGCTGAACCGTCCACCCCGAACACGCCATAGTTGTTCAGCGTGAAGGTTCCGCTGCCCAGTTCAGCCGGCGTTGCTTTGCCGTCACGAGCGATGTCTGTGAGTCGCTTGATCTCTGAGTCCAGTTCGCGGGCAGTGGATCTGTCCGCATTGCGAATGGAAGGGACCACGAGGCCTCGATCCGTTTGCGCTGCGAATCCGAGGTTGACCCCGTCGAATGACAGAATCTCCTGCGATTCGCCACCGGATGTGTCCTCCGCGGTTACGAAGCGGGTGTTCAGCTCGGGGTATTTCTTCAAACCCGCTATTACAAAGCGCGCGATGAATGCGAGAAGTCCTGGCGTGTTGTGCGGGTCGGACTTCTTGAGCCCTGCGCGCAGCTCAACCAGAGCGGTTGCGTCAACATCTACCCAGACTGTGGCTTCCGGAATTTCCGAGCGGCTGCGGGCCATGTTGGTGGCTACCGCCTTGCGGACACCGCGGACAGGTGTGCGGGTGGTGATTCCGAGGCCGGTACGAGGGTCGATTGCATATTTTGTTCCGACAGGCTCAACCAGCGACCGGGGCTCGGTTTCAGCAGGTTTAGTCTCGACAGGCTCAATCGCCGGCTTAGTGATAGCCGCTTCAACGTCGCGGCGCATAATCAGGCCGCTGTCTCCCGAACCGTGCACCTGTCCGAGGTCGACGCCATGCTCTTTCGCCATCCGCCGCACGAGCGGCGAGATTACGGCACCCAGTTTGCCGGGGACCCGAGTGCGCTGGAGAAGGAGATCATCGGCTGAGGTGGTCAGCTTGTCGTCGGCGCCTCTGGTTGCGACAGGCTCAACCTGCGATAGAGTTCGCCGGGGGCGGCTCCGGCGAACGGTGGCAGCGCCGCCCGGGGTTCCATAACCGATGAGGACGTTGCCCGAACCTGCCTTTTCTTCCGCGCGGTAGCTTTCGGCTGCCGCGGTTTCTGCGGTTTTGCTTGCGGCCCGGGTT
This window harbors:
- the glmS gene encoding glutamine--fructose-6-phosphate transaminase (isomerizing) translates to MCGIVGYVGRSSGRADAGHGALDVVLEGLRRLEYRGYDSAGVAVVADGEISSRKKSGKLSNLLAELEERPLPESLTGIGHTRWATHGGPTDQNAHPHLSDGGKLAVIHNGIIENFAELKQELLAKGVVFASETDTEVAAALLGDIFRNKLGGDVSDGGLTRAMELACQRLEGAFTLLAVHADQPDVVVAARRNSPLVVGLGEGENFLGSDVSGFIDYTRRAVELGQDQIVTITADTVEITDFFGAPAQGKEYHVDWDPASAEKGGFSSFMEKEIHDQPDAVAQTLLGRSDLNGRLTLDELRIDPELLKKVNKIIVLACGTAAYAGLVAKYAIENWCRIPTEVELAHEFRYRDPIVDENTLVVSISQSGETMDTLMAVRYAREQGAKTVSICNTNGSTIPRESDAVLYTHAGPEIAVASTKAFLAQITAAYLLGLYLAQLRGNIFSGQIKDVLADLGKIPAKIQKILDNAGPLRELARSMKDEKSVLFLGRHVGFPVALEGALKLKEIAYIHAEGFAAGELKHGPIALIDEGQPVFVVVPSPRGRDSLHSKVVSNIQEIRARGARTLVIAEEGDEAVRDYAEHVFYVPETPTLLMPLLTTVPLQIFAAELAGAKGYDVDQPRNLAKSVTVE
- a CDS encoding MinD/ParA family ATP-binding protein, producing MPEPADNRLAEADTDEAQPELRRRFRRRNADGSDAWTGTFPAVTPEPTAPPLPIRSSSWAEAAAAADALSDSPPDAATPPTPDPQPAGAPPSRVPESIPQPEAHAADATAMPTSFVREQKPRPKKGFRGFLYRATGGAWNLGPSALEREEDELVRRISRQLQGSFNTAVLSLKGGIGKTSTTVGVGLTLAEFRGDPPCAIDANPDSGDLVERALGEGIYQKATPRTITDLLRNIDSVNSLTELSRYMHHSGRLHLIAGEQDPEVSDSLTAEEYLRIRKLISSYYSVALTDCGTGVTHNAMSGILQSADNLIIAAGYAVSGAKRARSTLQWLAGHGYEELARNAIVVITDKDEVSNRVDKDAIEEHLAGMCRELIAVPHDRGVADGDLVTLDHLKPETRRAYKEIAAAIVDGYR
- a CDS encoding dihydrolipoamide acetyltransferase family protein; translated protein: MSVTKVFLLPDLGEGLTEAELVNWLVAVGDEIRVDQPIAEVETAKSVVEVPSPYAGTVAELHGEPGQTLDVGKPLISVTPASSVVDPTESKVPLVESVETESVENQAPVVESVETRAASKTAETAAAESYRAEEKAGSGNVLIGYGTPGGAATVRRSRPRRTLSQVEPVATRGADDKLTTSADDLLLQRTRVPGKLGAVISPLVRRMAKEHGVDLGQVHGSGDSGLIMRRDVEAAITKPAIEPVETKPAETEPRSLVEPVGTKYAIDPRTGLGITTRTPVRGVRKAVATNMARSRSEIPEATVWVDVDATALVELRAGLKKSDPHNTPGLLAFIARFVIAGLKKYPELNTRFVTAEDTSGGESQEILSFDGVNLGFAAQTDRGLVVPSIRNADRSTARELDSEIKRLTDIARDGKATPAELGSGTFTLNNYGVFGVDGSAAIINYPEAAILGVGRILDKPWVIGGELAVRKVMELTLTFDHRVCDGGTAAGFLRCVADAIETPGSVLADL
- a CDS encoding MBL fold metallo-hydrolase: MSRWLDVGTDNYVLVTEGSNLNTGLIVGTHRAMIIDTGCGPRQGKHILDAVREKTSLPLVVVNTHAHYDHFFGNAVFADAGVEEFWAHENCAEEIGENGDAQRSEVTDLEPEMAAGTGENVELVVPNAIVRDQPVLVDLGGQTATLFYLGRGHTDGDLLVGTSTTLFAGDLVEQGSHPSFEDSYPEEWADALRHLSALRHRYEFLVPGHGEPCNDRFVKTMADTMTTAVRQARQSIRDTPADATKAIPVLPYGPEQSRWFIKRLQETRQQH